Within the Acidipropionibacterium acidipropionici genome, the region TAGGTCGGAAGGTTCGTGCAGGAGACCACCACGGCCCGGGCCTCGGGTCGGTCGTTGGTCAGGATGAGTTCCAGCAGCTCGCGCGAACCGGTGTCGAAGATCCTCTCCTGGAGGTCCATCCGGGCGGTCGCGACGACGTCGATCCCGCCCTCGCCCAGGAATTGGGAGAAGGCCGCTGTGATGTCGGCGGTGTAGGGGGTCACCAGGACGACGCGGTGGGCGGCCAGTGCGTCCAGGGCCGAGAGGATCGCCCCCGACGTCGTCAACGCCGGTCCGCCGGAGCCCTCGGCTACCGCCCGGGCCAGTGCCGGCTCGGCTGCCAGGCCCCGGCAGAAGCTGCCCGAGGTGCACCCGTAGACGGTGACCTCGGGCTCGACGGTGCGCAGTGAGCGGCTCGCCTCCTCGATCATCGCGGACTCGCTCACCGCCTGCACCATCTCCATCGTGACCGCCAGCGGCTCATAGGCCGTCCGGGTGGTGTAGAGAGCGGCCTGCGGCGGCGTCCATCGCTCCAGCTCGTGGTCGAGCGCCATGTCGTAGGGCACGACGACGCCGATCCGGTGGGCGGGCCGCCGCACCTCGGGCGCGAGGTGCACGGGTGTGGGGGGATGGCGACGGGGCATCCGCCGCCCGA harbors:
- a CDS encoding maleate cis-trans isomerase family protein, yielding MPVRIGRRMPRRHPPTPVHLAPEVRRPAHRIGVVVPYDMALDHELERWTPPQAALYTTRTAYEPLAVTMEMVQAVSESAMIEEASRSLRTVEPEVTVYGCTSGSFCRGLAAEPALARAVAEGSGGPALTTSGAILSALDALAAHRVVLVTPYTADITAAFSQFLGEGGIDVVATARMDLQERIFDTGSRELLELILTNDRPEARAVVVSCTNLPTYDLIPYVELIIGKPVISANQATMWRALQEVGLGLATEAPQRLAQVRAHVADRTVQRPADAAGPEIPPTVGADTSTAA